A DNA window from Paenibacillus sp. HWE-109 contains the following coding sequences:
- a CDS encoding phosphoribosylaminoimidazolesuccinocarboxamide synthase — protein sequence MLAVITKILDSAVELVKAPLVHKGKVRELYDLGENFLIVVTDRISAFDYMLKPDVPDKGYVLNALSKYWFNVTSGYMKNHIVHTDVEQLHAVIPDAAARELLKERIIVAKKAERISIECVVRGYITGNGWRQYAQTGEINGRKLPEGLRKNQRLEDPIFTPAAKNDVGHDEDISVEQMAALVGENLTYELQEKSIMLYTLAHAICEQKGIILADTKFEFGIYAGELIIIDEIFTPDSSRYWSQENYALDIEIDSMDKEPVRTYLAGSGWDKNSEPDELPASVVEETSNRYKEILRRLTE from the coding sequence ATGTTGGCTGTGATCACGAAAATCCTTGATTCAGCGGTAGAGCTGGTGAAAGCGCCGCTTGTTCACAAAGGCAAAGTGCGCGAGTTGTATGATTTGGGAGAGAACTTCTTGATCGTCGTAACGGACCGCATCTCGGCGTTCGACTATATGTTGAAACCGGATGTTCCGGACAAGGGCTACGTGCTGAATGCACTGAGCAAATACTGGTTCAACGTGACGAGCGGTTATATGAAGAACCATATCGTCCACACGGACGTGGAACAACTTCACGCTGTCATTCCTGACGCAGCGGCGCGAGAGCTTCTGAAGGAGCGAATTATTGTCGCCAAAAAAGCAGAGCGCATCTCCATCGAGTGTGTAGTTCGCGGCTACATCACAGGTAATGGCTGGAGACAGTACGCTCAGACCGGCGAGATTAATGGCCGCAAGCTGCCTGAAGGACTGCGAAAGAATCAACGGCTGGAAGATCCGATTTTCACGCCTGCGGCGAAAAATGATGTTGGTCATGATGAAGACATTTCCGTGGAACAAATGGCGGCGTTGGTCGGTGAGAACCTGACTTACGAGCTGCAAGAGAAAAGCATCATGCTTTACACGCTTGCGCATGCGATTTGTGAGCAAAAAGGCATTATTTTAGCAGATACCAAATTCGAATTCGGCATTTATGCCGGTGAACTTATTATTATTGATGAGATTTTCACGCCGGATTCCTCCCGTTATTGGTCACAAGAAAATTATGCGCTCGATATCGAGATTGATTCGATGGACAAAGAGCCCGTTCGTACGTACTTGGCGGGTTCGGGCTGGGACAAAAACAGCGAGCCAGACGAGCTTCCGGCTTCTGTTGTGGAAGAGACGTCCAATCGGTATAAAGAGATTTTGCGTCGTTTGACGGAGTAG
- a CDS encoding Fur family transcriptional regulator — protein sequence MVHHDLEQALQRMRSKNIPLTPQRYALLEYLYAQRSYTTVKDICEALIVKYPTINAMTVNSSLHVFKQLGLVKELAVIGSSIRYEAALSS from the coding sequence ATGGTCCATCATGATCTTGAACAAGCGCTGCAGCGCATGCGTTCCAAAAACATTCCATTAACCCCGCAGCGGTATGCGTTATTGGAGTATCTGTACGCGCAACGCAGCTATACGACGGTGAAAGATATTTGTGAAGCGTTAATAGTCAAATATCCGACGATTAATGCGATGACAGTGAACAGCAGTCTGCACGTATTTAAACAGCTTGGTTTGGTGAAAGAGCTCGCCGTGATCGGAAGCTCCATACGATATGAAGCTGCTTTAAGCTCATAA
- a CDS encoding catalase, translated as MTHNHLTTNQGAPVGDNQNSRTAGQNGPTLLEDYHLLEKIAHFDRERIPERVVHARGAGAFGTFTVENAMKRYTKAGFLAEAGKETPVFVRFSTVIHGQSSPETARDPRGFAVKFYTEEGNYDLVGNNLPVFFIRDAMKFPDMVHSLKPAPDTNVQTPDRYWDFMSLTPESTHMLTWVFSDYGTPANYREMNGFGVHAFKWINSVGNYVYVKYHWKPHQGVRNLSKAEAAAVQGEDFSHATRDLYDAIARGDFPKWDLHVQLLQPEDLDVYDFDPLDPTKVWPEDVIPLHKVGTMTLNRNPQNFFADVEQAAFAPSVLVAGIEPSEDKLLQGRLFSYPDTQRHRLGANYLQIPVNCPYATVQNNQRDGAMQMKPQAGSINYEPTRHADEPKEAPEYRDSSTPLHGSATRQKIAKTNDFAQAGDTFRSFSEQEQANFISNLVGDLSSVHEKSKLLAICNFYRADAKLGENLAAGLNVDISGYLQHLNR; from the coding sequence ATGACTCATAATCACTTAACGACGAATCAAGGCGCACCAGTAGGCGATAATCAGAATTCACGGACAGCCGGTCAGAATGGCCCTACGCTTTTGGAGGATTACCATCTTCTAGAGAAGATTGCACATTTCGATCGGGAGCGTATTCCGGAGCGTGTGGTGCATGCGCGTGGAGCGGGAGCGTTTGGAACATTTACGGTTGAAAATGCGATGAAACGCTATACGAAAGCTGGCTTTCTTGCCGAAGCGGGCAAAGAAACGCCTGTGTTCGTTCGCTTCTCGACCGTGATCCACGGTCAAAGCTCACCAGAGACAGCGCGTGATCCGCGTGGCTTTGCGGTGAAGTTTTATACGGAAGAAGGCAATTATGATTTGGTCGGCAACAATTTGCCTGTGTTTTTTATCCGCGATGCGATGAAATTTCCAGATATGGTTCATTCGTTGAAGCCTGCGCCGGACACGAACGTTCAGACGCCTGATCGCTATTGGGATTTCATGTCACTGACACCGGAATCTACGCATATGCTGACATGGGTATTCTCGGATTATGGTACGCCCGCCAACTACCGTGAGATGAACGGCTTTGGTGTCCACGCCTTCAAGTGGATTAACTCCGTTGGCAACTACGTGTATGTGAAATATCACTGGAAGCCGCATCAAGGCGTGCGCAATTTGAGCAAGGCAGAAGCCGCCGCTGTTCAAGGGGAGGATTTCAGCCACGCAACGAGAGACTTGTATGACGCCATCGCACGCGGCGATTTCCCGAAATGGGATCTGCATGTGCAATTGCTGCAGCCAGAGGATCTGGATGTTTATGATTTCGACCCGCTGGACCCAACGAAAGTTTGGCCGGAAGATGTGATTCCGCTGCACAAGGTAGGGACGATGACGTTGAACCGCAATCCGCAGAACTTTTTTGCCGATGTGGAGCAGGCGGCATTTGCACCTAGTGTGTTGGTTGCCGGAATAGAACCATCCGAAGACAAATTGCTGCAAGGACGGCTGTTCTCCTATCCCGACACACAAAGGCACCGTCTAGGCGCAAATTACTTGCAAATTCCAGTGAACTGTCCCTACGCAACTGTGCAAAATAACCAACGGGACGGCGCTATGCAAATGAAGCCGCAGGCCGGCAGTATCAACTATGAGCCAACTCGTCATGCGGATGAGCCTAAGGAAGCACCCGAGTATCGGGACAGCAGCACTCCTCTTCACGGAAGTGCAACTCGGCAAAAGATTGCCAAAACGAATGATTTCGCCCAAGCCGGCGACACCTTCCGCAGCTTCAGCGAGCAGGAGCAGGCGAACTTCATTTCCAATTTAGTCGGTGACCTGTCCTCGGTGCATGAGAAATCGAAGCTGCTGGCGATCTGCAATTTCTATCGGGCGGATGCGAAGCTCGGGGAAAACCTTGCGGCAGGGTTGAACGTAGATATTTCAGGCTATTTACAGCACTTGAACCGCTAA
- the purE gene encoding 5-(carboxyamino)imidazole ribonucleotide mutase, whose translation MTVRVGVIMGSQSDWETMKHACDMLEELGVPYEKKVVSAHRTPDLMFEYAAAAAGRGIQVIIAGAGGAAHLPGMVAAKTELPVIGVPVKTSTLNGLDSLLSIVQMPGGIPVATVAIGHAGATNAGLLAAQILGAFEPELQAKVRARRERIAQTVIESSDLL comes from the coding sequence ATGACGGTACGTGTTGGTGTCATAATGGGAAGCCAGTCGGATTGGGAAACGATGAAGCACGCATGCGACATGCTGGAAGAGCTCGGAGTGCCATACGAGAAAAAGGTGGTTTCTGCGCACAGAACGCCAGATTTGATGTTTGAATATGCAGCCGCGGCAGCAGGTCGTGGGATCCAAGTGATTATTGCCGGAGCAGGCGGGGCGGCGCATCTACCAGGAATGGTAGCAGCCAAAACGGAGCTACCGGTTATTGGTGTTCCCGTGAAGACGTCCACGCTGAACGGACTGGATTCCTTGCTGTCCATCGTGCAAATGCCAGGCGGCATTCCGGTTGCTACGGTGGCTATCGGCCATGCAGGCGCAACGAACGCAGGCTTACTGGCAGCGCAAATCCTCGGCGCCTTCGAACCGGAGCTGCAAGCGAAGGTCAGAGCACGTCGTGAGCGCATCGCGCAAACGGTGATCGAAAGCAGTGACCTGCTATGA
- the purS gene encoding phosphoribosylformylglycinamidine synthase subunit PurS translates to MKATVYVTIKQNVLDVQGTAVQGALHSMGFEEVGKVRIGKYLELELGTTDKAEAEARVKAMCEKLLANTVIEDYRYELA, encoded by the coding sequence ATGAAAGCAACGGTCTACGTAACGATCAAGCAGAACGTATTGGATGTTCAAGGAACTGCGGTGCAAGGAGCGCTTCATTCGATGGGGTTTGAGGAAGTTGGCAAGGTGCGCATTGGCAAATATTTGGAGCTTGAGCTGGGAACAACGGATAAAGCAGAAGCAGAAGCACGCGTGAAAGCTATGTGCGAGAAGTTGCTTGCGAACACGGTTATCGAAGACTACCGCTACGAGTTGGCGTAA
- a CDS encoding Rpn family recombination-promoting nuclease/putative transposase, with amino-acid sequence MFDRLDPKVDFVFKRIFGVEENKDVLLDFLNVTLRESEPRPLTDIHILNPYIDKNALHDKQSILDIHARTADGKQVNIEIQLFNRYDIEKRTLYYWSKMYASQLEEGQKYKELKKTITINILNFKFIPNDRYYNLFHLREDHMGLVLTDHIEIHFMELPKLEEQKVRISDKLVKWLLFLKGVDKPEVWEEISMNEPALQKAMDTLEFLSQNEEARRLYEMRQKALHDEASMLDGAREEGRQEGMQKGMQKGIEEGMHKSRIEIAKNLLGIGIDVAKVIEATGLTKDEVQRLKEELMQ; translated from the coding sequence ATGTTCGATAGACTTGACCCGAAAGTCGATTTTGTATTCAAGCGTATTTTCGGAGTGGAAGAGAATAAAGACGTACTGCTCGATTTTTTGAATGTAACGTTAAGGGAAAGCGAACCGCGTCCATTGACCGACATTCACATTCTGAATCCCTACATTGATAAAAATGCTTTGCACGATAAACAGTCCATTCTGGACATACATGCCCGCACGGCAGACGGGAAGCAAGTGAATATTGAAATTCAATTGTTTAACCGCTACGACATTGAGAAGCGGACTTTGTATTATTGGAGCAAAATGTATGCCAGCCAACTAGAAGAAGGACAAAAATATAAAGAGCTCAAAAAGACGATTACCATTAACATTTTAAACTTTAAGTTTATTCCTAATGACCGTTATTATAATTTGTTTCATTTGAGGGAAGATCATATGGGACTCGTACTGACCGACCATATTGAAATCCATTTCATGGAGCTTCCCAAACTAGAAGAGCAGAAGGTCAGGATCTCGGATAAATTGGTCAAATGGTTGTTGTTCTTAAAAGGTGTGGACAAACCAGAAGTATGGGAGGAGATTTCGATGAACGAACCGGCTTTGCAAAAAGCGATGGATACGCTTGAATTCCTGAGCCAGAATGAAGAGGCCCGAAGACTTTATGAAATGCGGCAAAAAGCGCTGCATGATGAGGCCTCGATGCTTGATGGGGCTAGGGAAGAAGGCAGGCAAGAGGGAATGCAAAAAGGTATGCAAAAAGGTATAGAAGAAGGTATGCATAAGAGCAGAATCGAAATAGCTAAGAACTTGCTCGGTATAGGCATCGACGTAGCTAAGGTAATCGAGGCAACAGGTTTAACTAAAGATGAAGTTCAAAGATTAAAAGAAGAATTGATGCAATAG
- a CDS encoding response regulator transcription factor, whose product MSEIVRTLVVDDHPLFARATKALLEQIEHIEVIGVVGNGKQCLEYVERYQPILVFLDYQLPDQSGIEIATIIKRNYPNIHVVIFTGIELSGILNKLIEIKVSGVLSKESSERTIKNMVNCILDGHTMLPLSFFHQMQLTEIAVQESFALVEEEILMMNMLVKGATHDQIADQIFMSKRTVDNYLRKIYDKLGVKSRTEALEKFIKSKYYS is encoded by the coding sequence ATGAGTGAGATTGTGAGAACCCTTGTTGTCGATGATCATCCCTTGTTTGCTCGAGCAACCAAAGCATTATTGGAGCAAATCGAACACATTGAGGTCATTGGTGTTGTTGGAAATGGAAAGCAATGCCTGGAATATGTGGAGCGCTATCAACCTATACTAGTCTTTCTTGATTATCAGTTACCGGATCAATCCGGCATAGAGATTGCTACTATAATTAAACGTAACTATCCAAATATTCATGTTGTTATTTTCACAGGAATCGAATTGAGTGGGATCTTAAATAAATTGATTGAAATCAAAGTAAGCGGCGTTTTATCAAAGGAATCAAGTGAGCGAACGATAAAAAATATGGTGAACTGTATTTTAGATGGGCACACGATGCTACCTTTATCGTTCTTTCATCAGATGCAATTAACAGAAATAGCTGTTCAGGAAAGCTTCGCGCTAGTAGAAGAAGAGATCCTCATGATGAATATGTTGGTAAAAGGAGCTACTCATGATCAAATTGCTGACCAAATCTTTATGAGTAAGAGAACGGTCGATAACTATCTACGAAAGATTTATGATAAATTAGGTGTGAAATCTAGAACTGAAGCTCTTGAAAAGTTTATAAAAAGTAAATATTACTCGTAG
- the purK gene encoding 5-(carboxyamino)imidazole ribonucleotide synthase gives MTAADGKIIKPGGTIGVLGGGQLGRMLALAGRNMGYRFVTLDPTEDAPCGQVADEQILANFDDVEAARKLAARSDVITYEFENVDAHVTNILMNESYVPQGSELLYTTQHRLREKRAIEAAGVPVAPYAEINSAAALHEAVIRFGTPCVLKTATGGYDGKGQWVIRSLDEVEEAYETLSRAKTELVLEQFIHFDKELSVIAARSPRGEVKAFPAAENIHVHNILHQSIVPARIPAEVQQEAEQLAIRIAESLGVIGLIAVELFLTKDGQLYVNELAPRPHNSGHYTMEACRTSQFEQHVRAICNLPLGSTELLTPVVMVNLLGEHIEPLQSVIDQPGFLEDEDLGVSAKVHLYGKKEAKEKRKMGHINLLASNVQHALTWIERTSIWESK, from the coding sequence ATGACAGCAGCAGATGGCAAGATCATCAAGCCCGGCGGCACGATCGGCGTCCTGGGTGGCGGGCAGTTAGGCCGCATGCTGGCCTTGGCCGGCCGCAATATGGGGTATCGCTTCGTGACGCTCGACCCGACGGAAGACGCGCCTTGCGGTCAAGTCGCCGATGAGCAGATCCTGGCGAACTTCGACGATGTCGAAGCCGCGAGGAAGCTGGCGGCGCGCTCGGATGTGATCACGTACGAATTCGAGAACGTCGATGCCCACGTCACGAATATTTTGATGAACGAATCCTATGTTCCCCAAGGGAGCGAACTTTTATATACAACCCAGCATCGTCTGAGGGAAAAGAGAGCGATTGAAGCTGCTGGCGTGCCTGTTGCGCCTTATGCGGAAATCAACAGCGCAGCGGCGCTCCATGAAGCAGTTATTCGCTTCGGCACACCCTGCGTGCTCAAGACGGCTACTGGCGGCTATGACGGCAAAGGCCAATGGGTCATTCGCTCTTTAGATGAAGTCGAAGAAGCCTACGAGACACTGAGCCGCGCCAAAACCGAGCTGGTACTCGAACAATTCATTCATTTTGACAAAGAATTATCCGTCATTGCAGCGAGAAGTCCTCGTGGGGAAGTGAAAGCTTTCCCGGCAGCGGAAAACATACATGTACATAACATCCTGCATCAATCCATCGTACCGGCTCGCATACCAGCGGAAGTGCAGCAGGAAGCAGAGCAGCTGGCCATTCGCATCGCCGAATCGCTTGGCGTCATCGGATTGATTGCTGTTGAGCTGTTTTTAACGAAGGATGGTCAGCTTTATGTGAATGAGCTGGCGCCACGCCCGCACAATTCCGGTCATTACACGATGGAAGCGTGCCGAACTTCGCAGTTCGAGCAGCATGTTCGCGCGATATGCAACCTGCCGCTGGGTTCAACAGAGCTTCTGACCCCTGTCGTGATGGTGAATCTGCTTGGTGAACATATCGAGCCGCTGCAAAGCGTAATCGACCAGCCAGGCTTTCTCGAAGATGAGGATTTAGGCGTAAGCGCGAAGGTTCATCTGTATGGCAAGAAAGAAGCCAAAGAGAAACGCAAGATGGGACATATCAATCTCCTGGCAAGCAACGTGCAGCATGCACTGACTTGGATAGAACGCACGAGCATTTGGGAAAGTAAGTAA
- a CDS encoding polyprenyl synthetase family protein, with product MSNMMDDYVYVEDLNELFKTFMKDKEKDKDTWVSITLCVHFMLGGASPDIYKFAAITEIFVLISDIVDDLQDQDQADKPWMQSPRASTLNAILAMLMGVVGELGQLQVHGRVLVEITRIIARSINGQHKDIINASVSVDDYLIMTQEKSGSLFRLACFMGYLSLDCPEETIKQLHELADCIGLIHQIQNDMRDLVRYDVKNDLYCKKRTLPILYLLSVEDEAFNSLKDYYAGKITADILLHDKEAFIQMIHDSGCLEYSRVVQSVCLQKAEEIYAKLQAVEPWKEKFREVAYGDFLPK from the coding sequence ATGAGTAATATGATGGATGACTATGTCTATGTGGAGGATTTAAATGAATTATTTAAAACCTTTATGAAGGACAAAGAGAAGGATAAGGATACGTGGGTAAGTATCACATTATGTGTGCATTTCATGTTAGGGGGGGCTTCACCTGACATTTATAAATTTGCCGCAATAACTGAAATATTTGTTTTGATATCAGATATCGTCGACGATCTACAGGATCAAGATCAAGCAGACAAACCATGGATGCAGTCCCCCCGAGCCTCTACGCTGAATGCCATTCTAGCAATGCTCATGGGCGTGGTTGGTGAATTGGGACAGTTGCAGGTCCACGGGAGAGTGCTCGTAGAGATTACTCGAATTATCGCGCGATCCATCAATGGGCAGCACAAAGATATAATCAACGCGTCGGTGTCAGTGGATGACTATCTGATCATGACGCAAGAAAAATCAGGCTCTCTATTCCGATTGGCTTGTTTCATGGGGTATTTATCACTGGACTGTCCGGAGGAAACGATTAAACAGCTTCATGAGCTGGCGGACTGCATAGGACTCATCCATCAGATCCAGAACGATATGCGAGATCTCGTGCGATATGATGTGAAGAATGATTTGTACTGTAAAAAGCGAACATTGCCCATTCTATACCTGCTCTCGGTCGAAGATGAAGCCTTTAACTCACTAAAAGATTACTACGCAGGTAAAATTACCGCAGATATTCTTCTTCACGACAAAGAAGCCTTCATTCAAATGATTCATGACTCGGGTTGTTTGGAATACTCGCGTGTGGTGCAATCCGTGTGTCTACAGAAAGCGGAGGAGATTTACGCAAAGCTGCAAGCGGTCGAGCCTTGGAAAGAAAAATTTAGAGAAGTTGCGTATGGAGATTTCCTTCCCAAATAG
- the purB gene encoding adenylosuccinate lyase encodes MIERYTRPEMANIWTEQNKFQAWLEVEILSCEAWSELGVIPKEDVKVLRENASFNIDRIYEIEQETRHDVIAFTRAVSETLGPERKWVHYGLTSTDVVDTALGYLLRQANEILDKDIQNFIEILRNKAIEHKDTAMMGRTHGVHAEPTTFGLKMALWYEEMKRNLERFRFAADGVQFGKISGAVGTYANIDPFVEQYVCDKLGTKAAPISTQTLQRDRHAEYMATLALVATSLDKFATEIRALQKSEFREVEEPFAKGQKGSSAMPHKRNPIGCESISGLSRVIRGHMVSAYENVTLWHERDISHSSVERIILPDATQLLNYMLNRLGNIIKNLTVFPENMKRNMRSTYDVPFSGRVMTKLIDKGFSREQAYDTVQPRAMQAWEEQRSFRDIVESASVITEALSPAEIADCFDPSWHLKHVDTIFDRLGLK; translated from the coding sequence ATGATCGAACGTTATACGCGCCCGGAAATGGCGAACATTTGGACGGAACAAAACAAGTTTCAAGCATGGTTGGAAGTTGAAATTCTTTCTTGCGAGGCTTGGTCTGAGCTTGGCGTCATTCCTAAGGAAGATGTGAAGGTGCTGCGCGAGAACGCAAGCTTCAACATCGACCGCATTTACGAAATCGAGCAAGAGACGCGTCATGACGTGATCGCCTTCACAAGAGCCGTGTCCGAAACGCTCGGGCCTGAGCGCAAATGGGTTCACTACGGTTTAACATCGACCGACGTTGTTGATACAGCACTTGGCTACTTGTTGAGACAAGCGAACGAGATCTTGGACAAAGACATTCAGAATTTCATTGAAATCCTTCGCAATAAAGCGATTGAACATAAAGATACAGCGATGATGGGCAGAACGCATGGGGTGCATGCAGAGCCGACGACTTTTGGTCTGAAAATGGCGCTTTGGTACGAGGAAATGAAGCGTAACCTGGAGCGTTTCCGTTTTGCCGCTGATGGCGTACAATTCGGTAAAATCTCCGGTGCTGTCGGTACTTACGCGAACATCGACCCATTCGTTGAGCAATATGTGTGTGACAAATTGGGCACGAAAGCTGCCCCGATCTCGACGCAAACTTTGCAGCGTGATCGTCACGCGGAATACATGGCAACACTGGCTTTGGTTGCTACTTCCTTGGATAAATTCGCAACAGAAATTCGCGCGCTTCAGAAGAGTGAGTTCCGTGAAGTGGAAGAGCCATTCGCTAAGGGTCAAAAAGGCTCCTCCGCGATGCCGCACAAGCGCAACCCGATCGGCTGCGAAAGCATCTCCGGCCTGTCCCGCGTGATTCGCGGACATATGGTTTCCGCTTATGAGAACGTGACGCTGTGGCACGAGCGCGATATCTCGCACTCCTCCGTTGAGCGTATTATCCTGCCGGATGCAACGCAATTGCTCAACTACATGCTGAACCGCCTAGGCAACATCATCAAGAACTTGACGGTGTTCCCTGAGAACATGAAACGCAACATGCGCAGCACGTATGATGTTCCTTTCTCCGGCCGCGTGATGACGAAGCTGATCGACAAAGGCTTTTCGCGTGAGCAAGCGTACGATACGGTTCAACCAAGAGCGATGCAAGCTTGGGAAGAACAACGTTCTTTCCGCGACATCGTAGAGAGTGCTTCCGTTATTACTGAGGCTTTAAGCCCGGCAGAAATCGCAGACTGCTTCGATCCGAGCTGGCATTTGAAACACGTTGACACGATCTTTGACCGTTTAGGTTTGAAATAG
- a CDS encoding Rpn family recombination-promoting nuclease/putative transposase, protein MIHFMELPKLEEQKVRISDKLVKWLLFLKGVDKPEVWEEISMNEPALQKAMDTLEFLSQNEEARRLYEMRQKALHDEASMIDGAREEGRQEGMQEGMHKSKIEIAKNLLGIGIDAANVIEATGLTKDEVQRLKEELMQ, encoded by the coding sequence ATGATCCATTTCATGGAGCTTCCTAAACTAGAAGAGCAGAAGGTCAGGATCTCGGATAAATTGGTCAAATGGTTGTTGTTCTTAAAAGGTGTGGACAAACCAGAAGTATGGGAGGAGATTTCGATGAACGAACCGGCTTTGCAAAAAGCGATGGATACGCTTGAATTCCTGAGCCAGAATGAAGAGGCCCGAAGACTTTATGAAATGCGGCAAAAAGCGCTGCATGATGAGGCCTCGATGATTGATGGGGCTAGGGAAGAAGGCAGGCAAGAGGGAATGCAAGAAGGTATGCATAAGAGCAAAATCGAAATAGCTAAGAACTTGCTCGGTATAGGCATCGACGCAGCTAACGTAATCGAGGCCACGGGCTTAACTAAAGATGAAGTTCAAAGATTAAAAGAAGAATTGATGCAGTAG
- a CDS encoding stalk domain-containing protein yields the protein MKKNMPALLKITLATALLVAASPALLQQASVYAQTESSDFEIKLAPLKIQIEDQLLEVPGGKSVDGDTYVGLAFLSQKLGLTTAWDEATKTVTVSAPNKKMSMMNQSTQYSMNGREFFKPLPPVIVDGTTYLPLRLLLEQMGYQIGYNDQNHVVSITKIQENELTLTNKSDSKKITDNQNITIDYPQIEGWANSAASAKINTFIQSEIEKYKDAANKELSKSGNEYPYSMDVNYQITYNQKHKLSLYFEVYTFTGGAHGFTTHDAHTFDLDTGNELSLQQVTSTNTNYKTIINQEIKKQLKERQLESDLLEPFESIRDDQGFYLKDDTVVVYFGLYEYVPYVMGILGFPIPLSAFAAVK from the coding sequence ATGAAAAAGAATATGCCCGCATTACTGAAAATCACTTTGGCCACAGCCCTGCTAGTCGCTGCTAGTCCAGCCCTGCTACAGCAGGCAAGCGTTTATGCACAGACGGAGAGCAGCGATTTCGAGATTAAGCTTGCCCCTTTGAAGATCCAGATCGAAGATCAACTACTGGAAGTGCCAGGCGGCAAATCGGTAGACGGCGACACCTATGTCGGCCTTGCTTTTCTCAGTCAAAAGCTTGGCTTAACGACAGCCTGGGATGAGGCTACCAAAACAGTTACCGTCAGCGCCCCTAACAAGAAAATGAGCATGATGAATCAAAGCACCCAATACTCGATGAATGGTCGTGAATTTTTCAAACCGCTGCCGCCTGTCATCGTGGACGGAACCACCTACTTGCCACTGCGCTTGCTCCTTGAACAAATGGGTTACCAAATCGGATACAACGATCAAAACCATGTAGTTTCGATTACTAAAATTCAAGAAAACGAACTCACCTTGACGAACAAGTCCGATTCGAAAAAGATCACCGACAATCAGAATATTACGATAGATTACCCTCAAATTGAAGGTTGGGCCAATTCCGCGGCAAGCGCGAAAATTAACACATTCATTCAAAGCGAGATCGAGAAATATAAAGATGCCGCCAACAAAGAGCTAAGCAAAAGCGGCAACGAGTATCCCTATTCTATGGATGTTAATTATCAAATCACGTACAATCAGAAGCACAAACTTAGTCTCTACTTCGAAGTATATACATTTACAGGCGGCGCCCACGGGTTCACCACCCACGATGCTCATACGTTCGATCTGGATACAGGGAATGAGCTGAGCCTTCAGCAGGTGACGTCGACTAATACCAATTACAAGACTATCATCAATCAAGAGATCAAAAAGCAATTGAAAGAAAGACAATTGGAATCCGATCTACTCGAACCCTTCGAATCCATCCGTGACGATCAGGGCTTTTATTTGAAAGATGACACGGTTGTCGTATACTTTGGCCTGTACGAATACGTTCCTTATGTGATGGGCATTCTAGGATTCCCGATTCCATTGTCAGCTTTTGCAGCGGTAAAATAG